In Candidatus Sodalis pierantonius str. SOPE, one DNA window encodes the following:
- the istA gene encoding IS21 family transposase, which produces MARKKKKARTEMCIYINVLRMKFEQRRSNRTIAAALGIGCTTVHDILGRFTVANLVWPLPAELSPVDLDRLLYPGKSGKVINTLPSWLDIDTELSRKDMTKQLLWMEYQSAVGGDALGYSQFCALFRDWKKKQRRSMRMEHKAGEKLFIDFCGPTVPIVNPATSSVRQVAIFVAAMGVSGYAYIEACEGQDMASWLNANSRCLHFMGGVPELMIPDNLRSAVSTPDRYEPVINQSYQALANHYETVVLPARPRKPKDKAKAESTVQLVERWVLARLRKRRFYSLAELNQVIRELNHELNLRPMRHYGGQSRLERFEQLDKPALGPLPPTQWEYSEYLVARVGPDYHIDYGKNWYSVPHPLVGERVDVIATQRLVQIHHKGVCVATHPRSDNAYRHTTQAANHKEQSQWTPERLCSWALSVGVCTLKVVESIQKSKAHPEQAYRSVLGLLNLQRRYETTRLKKACALALEKGCINRSFIANVLKHGRESEVTQDGAGVSMLVHENLLGPDSYH; this is translated from the coding sequence ATGGCACGTAAAAAAAAGAAAGCGAGAACGGAAATGTGCATCTATATTAATGTCTTACGTATGAAATTCGAGCAGCGTCGCTCGAATCGCACTATCGCAGCAGCGCTCGGCATAGGCTGTACTACCGTGCACGATATCCTCGGCCGATTCACGGTAGCTAACCTGGTCTGGCCATTGCCGGCGGAACTGTCCCCCGTCGACCTCGACCGCCTGCTCTATCCCGGCAAATCCGGAAAAGTTATCAATACCTTACCCAGCTGGCTTGATATCGATACCGAGTTAAGCCGCAAGGACATGACCAAGCAGCTGCTCTGGATGGAATATCAGTCCGCCGTGGGCGGTGATGCCCTCGGTTACTCACAGTTTTGTGCACTGTTCCGTGACTGGAAAAAGAAGCAGCGGCGTTCTATGCGCATGGAGCACAAGGCTGGCGAAAAGCTCTTCATAGACTTCTGTGGCCCCACCGTACCTATCGTCAACCCTGCGACCAGTAGCGTACGCCAGGTCGCTATCTTCGTCGCTGCCATGGGCGTGTCAGGCTATGCGTATATCGAAGCCTGCGAAGGCCAGGACATGGCATCGTGGCTCAACGCCAATAGCCGCTGTCTGCACTTCATGGGTGGGGTTCCGGAGCTGATGATACCTGATAATCTGCGCAGCGCTGTCAGCACCCCTGACCGCTATGAGCCGGTCATAAACCAGAGCTACCAGGCGCTGGCAAATCACTATGAGACAGTGGTGCTACCGGCGCGCCCGAGAAAACCGAAAGACAAGGCGAAGGCAGAATCAACTGTGCAGCTGGTAGAACGCTGGGTTTTGGCCCGGTTGCGTAAACGTAGGTTCTACTCGCTGGCCGAACTCAACCAGGTGATACGAGAACTCAATCATGAGTTGAATCTGCGCCCGATGCGTCATTACGGCGGACAAAGTCGCCTTGAACGCTTCGAGCAGCTGGACAAACCGGCTCTTGGGCCTCTACCGCCCACACAATGGGAATACAGTGAGTATCTCGTTGCCCGAGTGGGACCTGATTACCACATAGACTACGGCAAAAACTGGTACTCGGTGCCGCATCCGCTGGTTGGCGAGCGCGTTGACGTCATCGCCACCCAACGGCTGGTGCAAATCCACCATAAGGGCGTCTGCGTAGCTACGCACCCTCGCAGCGATAACGCCTATAGGCACACGACTCAGGCGGCGAATCATAAGGAGCAGAGTCAGTGGACGCCGGAAAGGCTGTGCAGTTGGGCGCTGTCGGTGGGTGTGTGCACACTGAAAGTGGTCGAGTCCATCCAAAAGAGCAAAGCCCATCCGGAGCAGGCTTACCGCTCCGTGCTGGGGCTACTCAATCTGCAACGGCGCTATGAGACGACGCGACTGAAGAAGGCCTGCGCGCTGGCGTTGGAGAAAGGGTGCATTAACCGCTCTTTCATAGCCAACGTATTGAAACACGGTCGTGAAAGTGAGGTCACCCAGGACGGAGCCGGCGTATCAATGCTGGTTCACGAAAACCTCCTAGGTCCGGACAGTTATCACTAA
- the istB gene encoding IS21-like element ISSoEn3 family helper ATPase IstB, which translates to MDTLLMALRELKLSAMVQALETQRELPGSYGELGFEERLSLMVDAENLHRKNNHICRLRRQLQMRLQAKPEDIRYIPSRGVTPEQMRDLLGGQYLKYQKSILITGPTGTGKTWLSCALSEQACRQQYSVRYWRVGRLLAHLHQCQVDGTYLKQLKQLEKIELLILDDVGLESISPMQATMLLEVMEDRYDKNSSILISQLPVKKWYGLIENPTTADALLDRSVHPSYRLELKGESLRKEQGVASTGKID; encoded by the coding sequence ATGGATACACTGTTAATGGCTCTGCGAGAGCTGAAGTTGTCGGCAATGGTCCAGGCGTTGGAGACGCAACGCGAACTCCCGGGGAGTTATGGGGAGCTGGGGTTCGAGGAGCGGTTGTCGCTGATGGTAGATGCGGAAAATTTGCATAGAAAAAACAACCACATATGCCGTCTTCGACGGCAATTGCAAATGCGCTTGCAGGCAAAACCGGAAGATATCCGCTATATCCCTAGCCGAGGAGTGACACCGGAACAGATGCGAGATCTGCTAGGGGGACAATATCTGAAATATCAGAAAAGCATACTCATCACGGGGCCGACAGGTACGGGCAAAACCTGGCTCAGTTGTGCGCTTAGTGAGCAGGCATGCCGGCAGCAATATAGCGTGCGTTACTGGCGAGTGGGTCGGTTGCTGGCCCATCTTCACCAGTGTCAGGTAGACGGGACCTATCTAAAACAGCTTAAGCAGTTAGAAAAAATAGAGTTACTGATCTTGGACGATGTGGGCCTAGAATCAATAAGTCCGATGCAGGCAACGATGCTGTTGGAGGTGATGGAAGATCGCTACGACAAAAACAGCAGCATCCTGATCAGTCAACTGCCGGTGAAAAAATGGTATGGACTGATAGAAAACCCCACGACAGCTGACGCGTTACTCGATCGGTCAGTACACCCCAGCTATAGACTGGAACTTAAAGGCGAATCACTACGCAAAGAGCAAGGAGTAGCCAGCACAGGAAAAATAGACTAA
- a CDS encoding glycosyltransferase has translation MTQPESATIKLSVIVSLYNAGAMFHTFMSSLLAQTLTDLEIILVNDGSTDGSEVLAHEYAERYAHVRVIDQPNGGVSRARNAGLVTARNVYVTFPDADDMLYLTLYQRLLTMAEQDDLDVAQCNGERFFAGSQRIKTLIPLDRLSSTGVLSCSQWLRRALATRRYLHVVWLGIYRLSLIKQLDLRFEPGLHHQNIPWTTELMFNARRVRYTQDVLYRYYIHERSISNRKRTGVKNVEYQRHYLRITELLEGINQRYRGKIHLYPEFARQVTHEALSVCHAARRMIISDIFSSGTHKRMIRNARCIRQWYQLLLWLCRLYAWRRR, from the coding sequence ATGACACAACCGGAATCCGCAACGATTAAGCTTAGCGTTATCGTTTCTCTGTATAACGCCGGCGCCATGTTTCACACATTTATGTCTTCCCTGTTGGCGCAAACGCTTACTGACCTGGAAATCATCTTGGTCAACGACGGTTCGACGGATGGTTCGGAAGTGCTGGCGCATGAATACGCCGAGCGCTATGCCCATGTCCGGGTAATTGACCAGCCCAACGGTGGGGTATCGCGCGCACGCAACGCCGGTCTGGTGACGGCGCGCAACGTCTATGTCACTTTTCCCGACGCCGACGATATGCTCTATCTCACCCTATATCAGCGGCTGTTAACGATGGCGGAGCAGGATGACCTGGATGTGGCGCAATGCAACGGCGAGCGTTTTTTCGCCGGCTCGCAGCGGATTAAGACGCTTATTCCCCTTGATCGCCTGAGCTCGACCGGCGTACTGAGCTGTAGCCAATGGCTGCGCCGAGCGCTGGCCACCCGGCGTTACCTGCACGTGGTCTGGCTGGGCATCTATCGCCTGTCGTTGATAAAGCAGTTGGATTTGCGCTTTGAGCCGGGGCTGCATCATCAGAATATACCTTGGACCACCGAGCTGATGTTCAACGCCCGCCGCGTGCGCTACACCCAGGACGTGCTGTATCGCTATTATATCCACGAGAGGTCCATCAGCAATCGCAAACGAACCGGCGTTAAAAACGTCGAATATCAGCGGCATTATTTGCGCATCACCGAGTTACTCGAAGGCATCAACCAGCGCTATCGCGGCAAAATCCATCTTTACCCTGAGTTTGCGCGGCAGGTGACCCATGAAGCGCTGTCCGTTTGCCATGCGGCGCGGCGGATGATCATTAGCGATATTTTCAGCAGCGGCACCCATAAACGCATGATCCGGAATGCACGCTGCATCCGCCAGTGGTACCAGCTGCTGCTGTGGCTGTGCCGTCTCTACGCCTGGCGCCGGCGATAA
- a CDS encoding glycosyltransferase yields the protein MRILMIIDGLPGGGAEKVLLTLAQGLASQGHRVSIFSLRGVCDYALPDGIEYQIIADHASTPWRKLTELSRRAWALDKAVLASQQRNGEFDLVVSHLHKTDRIVALSRVLPRDRIWFCLHTMFSLGYLGHRTGFSRWLKRQKIHALYQNRNIIAVSRGVLDDMRQAFNVMPRHAEVIYNPFDFSAIRQLAEAPCELAGQDYLIHVGRLHENKRQDRLLKAYAESGIQAPLVILGKSSDAMLRRLKSLAQDLQITDRVLFKAFNTNPYPYIRHARMLILSSDSEGFGNVLVEALICDTPVVSTRCPGGPEEILDGELSAGLAELSSVSLAKTMRAVYDRPPAISSSRLQAYEIATICRQYIALAQGAS from the coding sequence ATGCGTATATTGATGATCATTGATGGTTTACCCGGCGGGGGCGCAGAGAAAGTGCTGCTAACGCTCGCGCAGGGGTTAGCGTCCCAGGGCCATCGGGTGTCGATATTTTCTCTGCGGGGAGTGTGCGACTACGCGCTACCGGACGGCATTGAGTATCAGATTATCGCTGACCACGCCAGCACCCCCTGGCGCAAACTGACGGAGCTATCGCGCCGGGCGTGGGCGCTGGATAAGGCGGTGCTGGCATCGCAACAGCGCAACGGCGAGTTCGATCTGGTGGTCTCCCATCTGCACAAAACCGACCGCATCGTGGCGCTCAGCCGCGTGTTACCGCGGGATCGCATCTGGTTTTGCCTGCATACCATGTTCTCGTTGGGCTATTTGGGCCATCGCACGGGCTTCTCCCGCTGGCTGAAACGCCAGAAAATTCATGCGCTCTACCAAAACCGCAATATTATCGCCGTCTCGCGCGGCGTCCTGGATGATATGCGCCAGGCCTTCAACGTTATGCCGCGCCATGCCGAGGTGATTTATAACCCCTTCGATTTCAGCGCTATCCGTCAGCTGGCCGAGGCGCCTTGTGAACTGGCCGGTCAGGATTACCTCATTCACGTTGGCCGTTTGCATGAAAATAAACGTCAGGATCGGTTGCTAAAAGCCTACGCCGAAAGCGGCATTCAGGCGCCGCTGGTTATTCTGGGCAAAAGCAGCGACGCTATGCTGAGGCGGCTTAAGTCCTTGGCGCAAGATCTGCAAATTACCGATCGGGTGCTGTTCAAAGCGTTCAATACCAATCCTTATCCCTATATCCGCCACGCCCGTATGCTGATCTTAAGCTCCGATAGCGAAGGGTTTGGTAATGTGCTGGTGGAAGCGCTTATCTGTGACACGCCGGTGGTCAGCACCCGCTGTCCCGGCGGTCCGGAGGAAATTCTGGACGGCGAGCTTTCCGCGGGGCTGGCGGAGTTGAGCAGCGTTTCGCTGGCGAAAACCATGCGCGCGGTTTATGACCGGCCGCCGGCGATTTCCTCTTCCCGTCTGCAAGCCTACGAGATAGCGACGATTTGCCGGCAATATATCGCCTTGGCGCAAGGTGCGTCCTGA
- a CDS encoding O-antigen ligase family protein, with protein sequence MMLFRISVYAEKGFEVLFPLFLFSSAIFCGYTRVNNLFHLSALCLLGMLAGNHVLRRRLFNDRRFNTGLSLTALMLGYFCLTTLWSAQPNDLVSDLTHALYLLLFMIMYRSMVLQGHRSIALWAVAAGMMVLVALTFLTVNTQTILSNRLTDGFFGAPANVIDLAGYFALGIFMCLIIMRDTGARWLYLPVAMLLLALLLTQSRGPLLSLLCALAVLLTLRSSVCRRHLVVVALIGVGVAALLFMTRFGDIFLQRMANGYLQSFIRFGIWRHTLELAAQKPFFGWGLDEQLPFINLLGDSITTTHSLYLAALLKGGATGALLLALVISYGFIMAKQQCDRHQGLEGALFLFAVGFYLTQGMFIIGNPNVAWYMFWFPLAVVLTLPSPAPQTEVADCPRRC encoded by the coding sequence ATGATGCTTTTCAGGATTAGCGTTTATGCGGAGAAGGGCTTCGAGGTGTTGTTTCCGCTATTTCTTTTCTCCAGCGCTATTTTTTGCGGTTATACGCGAGTCAATAATCTCTTTCACCTGTCCGCTCTGTGCCTGTTGGGGATGCTGGCGGGCAATCACGTCCTGCGACGTCGACTCTTCAACGACCGCCGATTCAATACTGGGCTGTCGCTGACCGCTTTGATGCTGGGCTACTTTTGCCTTACCACGCTATGGTCCGCCCAGCCAAACGACCTGGTTTCCGACCTCACCCACGCTCTCTATCTGCTGCTGTTTATGATTATGTACCGATCTATGGTCCTTCAGGGCCATCGGTCGATCGCGCTATGGGCCGTGGCCGCCGGGATGATGGTGCTGGTAGCGCTGACGTTTTTGACCGTCAATACCCAGACTATCCTAAGCAATCGCCTGACGGACGGTTTTTTCGGCGCGCCGGCTAACGTTATCGATCTGGCGGGCTATTTCGCGTTGGGCATCTTTATGTGCCTTATCATTATGCGCGACACGGGCGCGCGCTGGCTCTATTTGCCGGTCGCCATGCTGTTGCTGGCCCTCTTGCTTACCCAAAGCCGCGGCCCTTTGCTGTCGTTGCTCTGCGCGCTGGCCGTTCTGTTGACCTTACGATCGTCAGTGTGTCGGCGCCATCTCGTGGTGGTGGCGCTGATAGGGGTAGGGGTGGCAGCCCTGCTGTTTATGACCCGCTTTGGCGATATCTTTTTGCAGCGCATGGCGAACGGCTACCTGCAAAGTTTCATCCGTTTCGGCATTTGGCGCCACACGTTGGAGCTGGCGGCGCAAAAACCCTTTTTCGGCTGGGGACTGGATGAACAGCTGCCGTTTATCAACCTGTTGGGCGATAGCATCACCACTACCCATAGCCTGTATCTGGCCGCGCTGCTGAAAGGCGGCGCAACCGGCGCATTGCTGCTGGCGCTGGTCATAAGCTACGGCTTCATCATGGCCAAACAGCAGTGCGATCGTCATCAGGGGCTGGAGGGGGCGCTATTCCTGTTCGCCGTCGGGTTTTACCTTACCCAGGGCATGTTTATCATCGGCAATCCCAACGTCGCCTGGTACATGTTCTGGTTCCCGCTGGCGGTGGTGCTGACGCTGCCGTCGCCCGCCCCTCAGACCGAGGTTGCCGATTGCCCCAGGCGGTGCTGA
- a CDS encoding sugar glycosyltransferase, giving the protein MSTFFKQIYRYTRPRAYRHNENLWPFCRITRASTTGDITQLRYKGQPVPLVPLTDWHHRFSSDALITATGPSINEMDFAGLPPMTVVGVNGAYALKDRLDFQLYIIVDMSFIDRRTDVVRAIIADPMLTLFTTLHGIARIIDRFTLAAVRCRLALIEDACYRIYQPRVPGEGVGRHFGQEPHIRFSPDHPDIAFTTDIRSGIFDAGTVVFWALQILLYLGFTRLYIAGLDMTNFHQPRFYETDHDKLPSFLAEKFASIIVPAFTLASEVLHHHGVEVKNLSLNSALSSETFEKVSFDDAFQD; this is encoded by the coding sequence ATGAGCACATTTTTTAAGCAGATATACCGCTATACCCGACCGCGCGCTTACCGGCACAACGAAAACCTCTGGCCCTTTTGCCGCATCACCCGCGCCTCGACGACAGGCGACATCACCCAACTGCGCTATAAGGGGCAGCCGGTGCCGCTGGTGCCGCTGACCGACTGGCATCACCGTTTCAGCAGCGATGCGCTTATCACCGCCACCGGCCCCTCGATCAACGAGATGGATTTCGCCGGGCTGCCGCCGATGACCGTCGTGGGCGTAAACGGCGCTTACGCGCTTAAGGATCGGTTGGATTTTCAATTGTATATCATCGTCGATATGAGCTTTATCGACCGCCGCACCGACGTTGTGCGGGCCATCATTGCCGATCCGATGCTGACCTTATTCACGACCTTGCACGGTATCGCGCGGATTATCGATCGGTTCACGCTGGCGGCGGTGCGCTGCCGACTGGCGCTGATTGAAGACGCCTGTTATCGCATCTATCAACCCCGGGTACCCGGCGAGGGTGTAGGCCGTCACTTCGGCCAGGAACCCCACATTCGGTTCAGTCCGGACCATCCTGATATCGCCTTTACCACCGATATTCGCAGCGGCATATTCGATGCAGGCACGGTGGTGTTCTGGGCGCTGCAAATCTTGCTTTATCTGGGGTTCACGCGTTTGTACATCGCCGGGCTGGACATGACCAACTTCCACCAGCCACGCTTTTATGAAACCGATCATGATAAGCTGCCGTCGTTCCTGGCGGAGAAATTTGCATCGATCATTGTTCCCGCCTTTACTCTGGCCAGCGAGGTGCTGCACCACCACGGGGTAGAGGTGAAAAACTTATCATTGAACAGCGCGTTAAGCAGCGAGACTTTCGAGAAGGTCAGTTTTGATGATGCTTTTCAGGATTAG
- the rfaC gene encoding lipopolysaccharide heptosyltransferase RfaC, with product MQVLIVKTSSMGDVLHTLPALTDAAHALPEIRFDWVVEENFAQIPTWHPAVRRVISVAIRRWRKNWFGTATRQERCDFKRQLQQERYDAVIDAQGLMKSAALVTRVARGEKHGLDCKSAREPFASWFYHQRHDVSKQQHAIERIRQLFAASLDYPLPTTAGDYAIAGHFTPATGGEAYLVFLHATTRAGKHWPEAHWRTLIQLAADAGYRIKLPWGTEQEQLRARRLAEGFSAAKVLPPLSLAEVAAQLAGARAIVSVDTGLGHLAAALDRPNLTLYGPTDPGLIGGYGRHQQARRADDGNMESLTAEHVWRTLQPMLPPKEQG from the coding sequence ATGCAGGTTCTGATCGTCAAAACGTCCTCGATGGGTGATGTATTGCATACGCTGCCTGCGCTGACCGATGCGGCGCACGCCTTGCCGGAGATCCGTTTCGACTGGGTGGTGGAAGAAAATTTCGCCCAGATCCCCACCTGGCATCCGGCGGTGCGGCGGGTCATTTCGGTGGCGATTCGCCGCTGGCGTAAAAACTGGTTCGGCACGGCCACGCGGCAGGAGCGCTGCGACTTTAAACGGCAGTTGCAGCAAGAGCGTTACGACGCGGTTATCGACGCGCAGGGCCTGATGAAAAGCGCCGCACTCGTCACCCGCGTGGCGCGCGGCGAAAAACACGGCCTTGACTGCAAAAGCGCGCGCGAACCCTTCGCCAGCTGGTTTTACCACCAGCGGCACGACGTGAGCAAGCAACAGCACGCCATAGAGCGCATCCGCCAGCTGTTCGCCGCCAGTCTGGATTACCCGCTTCCCACAACAGCCGGCGATTACGCCATTGCCGGCCACTTTACCCCTGCGACCGGCGGCGAAGCCTACCTGGTCTTTCTGCACGCCACCACCCGTGCCGGCAAACACTGGCCTGAAGCCCACTGGCGCACGCTTATCCAGCTTGCCGCTGACGCCGGTTATCGCATCAAGTTGCCCTGGGGGACGGAGCAGGAGCAGCTACGCGCCCGGCGTCTGGCCGAGGGATTTAGCGCCGCGAAAGTGCTCCCGCCATTGTCGCTGGCGGAGGTGGCGGCGCAGCTGGCGGGCGCGAGGGCGATTGTGTCGGTGGATACCGGCCTCGGTCATTTGGCCGCGGCCCTCGACCGGCCGAACCTGACGCTGTACGGCCCTACCGATCCCGGACTTATCGGCGGTTACGGGCGCCACCAGCAGGCGCGGCGCGCGGACGACGGCAATATGGAGAGTCTGACGGCGGAGCACGTCTGGCGGACGTTGCAACCGATGCTGCCGCCAAAGGAACAGGGATAG
- the rfaF gene encoding ADP-heptose--LPS heptosyltransferase RfaF: protein MKILVIGPSWVGDMMMSQSLYRLLAQRHPDVQIDVMAPAWCRPLLNRMPEVNQALAMPLGHGALALGERRRLGRALRESGYQQALVLPNSFKSALVPFFAGIPQRTGWRGEMRYGLLNDIRTLDKQAFPLMVQRYAALAFDRQEMRSAADLPTPLPWPRLTVSATDIDLALSTFVPDGARPFIGFCPGAEFGPAKRWPHYHYAALAEALIRRGYQIALFGSAKDQAAGEAIGAALPAECRGHCHNLAGKTSLEQAVALIAACQGIVSNDSGLMHVASALDRPLVALYGPSSPDFTPPLSHQARVIRLISGYHKIRKGDDEQGYHQSLIAIQPAQVLSELKTLLPP from the coding sequence ATGAAAATACTGGTGATCGGACCATCCTGGGTCGGCGATATGATGATGTCCCAGAGCCTGTATCGCCTGTTGGCGCAGCGCCATCCCGACGTGCAGATCGATGTGATGGCCCCGGCCTGGTGCCGCCCTTTGCTTAACCGCATGCCGGAGGTCAACCAGGCGCTGGCGATGCCGCTCGGCCACGGCGCCCTGGCGCTGGGGGAGCGCCGCCGGCTGGGGCGGGCGCTGCGGGAAAGCGGCTATCAGCAGGCGCTGGTCTTGCCTAATTCGTTCAAATCAGCGCTGGTGCCGTTTTTCGCCGGCATCCCGCAACGCACTGGCTGGCGCGGCGAGATGCGTTATGGTCTGCTTAACGACATCCGCACGCTGGATAAGCAGGCCTTTCCGCTGATGGTGCAGCGCTACGCCGCCCTGGCCTTCGATCGCCAGGAGATGCGCAGTGCAGCCGATTTACCCACGCCGCTGCCCTGGCCGCGCCTGACGGTCAGCGCGACGGACATCGATCTGGCCCTGAGCACTTTTGTGCCCGACGGCGCGCGCCCGTTTATCGGCTTTTGCCCCGGCGCGGAATTTGGCCCCGCCAAACGTTGGCCGCATTATCATTATGCCGCGCTGGCCGAGGCGCTCATACGCCGCGGCTATCAGATAGCGCTGTTCGGCTCCGCCAAGGACCAGGCGGCTGGAGAGGCGATAGGCGCCGCGCTGCCCGCGGAGTGTCGCGGCCACTGCCACAACCTGGCCGGCAAAACTTCGCTGGAGCAGGCGGTAGCGCTTATCGCCGCCTGCCAGGGGATCGTCAGCAACGATTCCGGCCTGATGCATGTGGCCAGCGCGCTGGACCGTCCTCTGGTGGCACTGTACGGTCCCAGCAGTCCGGATTTCACCCCGCCGCTTTCCCACCAGGCCCGGGTGATTCGCTTAATCAGCGGTTACCATAAAATACGAAAAGGTGACGACGAACAAGGCTATCATCAGAGCCTGATCGCTATCCAACCTGCCCAGGTGCTGAGCGAACTGAAAACATTATTGCCCCCCTGA
- the rfaD gene encoding ADP-glyceromanno-heptose 6-epimerase has protein sequence MIVVTGGAGFIGSNIVKALNQIGYNDILVVDNLKDGTKYANLVDLNITDYMDKEDFIASIVAGDIDAVFHEGACSSTTEWDGKYMMDNNYQYSKELLHYCMERTIPFLYASSAATYGGRTENFIEDRQYEQPLNVYGYSKFLFDQYVRALLPQAESQICGFRYFNVYGPREGHKGGMASVAFHLNNQINAGENPKLFAGSEGFKRDFVYVGDVVAVNLWFWQNSVSGIFNCGTGRAESFQAVADAVLDYHKKGQLEYIPFPEKLKGRYQAYTQADLTQLRAAGYQQPFKTVAEGVAEYLRWLNHNR, from the coding sequence ATGATAGTTGTCACTGGTGGGGCCGGTTTTATCGGCAGTAATATCGTCAAGGCGTTAAATCAGATCGGCTACAACGATATTTTGGTGGTGGATAACCTGAAAGACGGCACCAAATATGCCAATCTGGTCGACCTCAATATCACTGATTATATGGATAAAGAGGATTTCATCGCCAGTATCGTCGCCGGCGATATTGATGCGGTATTTCATGAAGGCGCCTGTTCTTCCACCACCGAGTGGGACGGCAAGTACATGATGGATAACAATTATCAGTACTCTAAAGAACTGTTGCACTATTGCATGGAACGCACCATTCCCTTCCTGTACGCCTCTTCCGCGGCAACTTACGGCGGTCGGACGGAAAACTTCATTGAGGATCGGCAGTACGAACAGCCGTTGAATGTTTACGGCTATTCCAAATTTCTCTTCGATCAGTATGTGCGTGCGCTGTTGCCGCAGGCCGAGTCGCAAATTTGCGGCTTCCGTTATTTCAATGTGTATGGCCCGCGCGAAGGGCATAAAGGCGGCATGGCGAGCGTGGCCTTCCATTTGAATAACCAAATCAACGCCGGTGAAAATCCAAAACTGTTTGCCGGCAGCGAAGGTTTCAAACGCGATTTCGTCTATGTGGGCGACGTGGTGGCGGTAAATCTTTGGTTCTGGCAAAACAGCGTCTCGGGGATTTTTAATTGCGGCACCGGCCGAGCAGAATCTTTCCAGGCCGTCGCGGACGCCGTGCTGGATTATCATAAAAAAGGCCAATTAGAATACATTCCGTTCCCTGAAAAACTGAAAGGGCGCTATCAGGCCTACACCCAGGCGGATCTCACCCAGCTACGCGCCGCCGGCTATCAGCAACCGTTTAAAACCGTCGCCGAAGGGGTCGCGGAATATTTACGCTGGTTGAACCATAACCGTTGA
- a CDS encoding glycosyltransferase — protein sequence MPQGRLKILLLDNGKEWGGGTNSLLELLKRIDRDRFEITCCFYHNYRRDNEETIGDVLNAMGIPTRFIVQRRQPFWAKLSKEILRGLLLFNADWRKRAVQAIDQRWRVAPNARRIADLLRAGKYQLLYMNNQPNSNVAGYLAAESLPVAMVQHCRIEPLLDPPIVARVNRGVRCVIAVSDGVRQTLVQGGVRPALCQTVFNGIDIHQPLPDGARLRESLGADARTFLFGSIGSLIARKAHDHTLQVLGAFQQAHPDARWKMVLVGWGSEQTNLARQAAQLGLGDRVIFTGFQRNAMEYLAAFDTLILASRSEGLPRVVLEAMLLGTPVIGSAVTGTAELVRHQDTGLLFPYGDVAQLAHHLATLYSDADQRRLLARRANERLRRQLTIENYVAGVEAILVGGYSS from the coding sequence ATGCCACAAGGTCGGTTGAAAATTCTGCTGTTGGATAACGGCAAAGAATGGGGCGGCGGCACCAACAGCCTGTTGGAGCTTCTCAAACGTATCGACCGCGACCGCTTTGAGATTACGTGCTGTTTTTACCATAATTATCGGCGCGACAACGAAGAAACCATCGGCGACGTCCTGAACGCCATGGGTATTCCGACGCGGTTCATTGTCCAGCGCCGGCAGCCGTTTTGGGCCAAACTGAGCAAGGAGATCTTGCGCGGCCTATTGCTGTTCAACGCCGACTGGCGCAAACGCGCCGTGCAAGCCATCGACCAGCGCTGGCGCGTCGCGCCGAACGCCCGCCGTATTGCCGACCTGCTGCGCGCAGGGAAATATCAGCTGCTGTATATGAACAATCAGCCCAACTCCAATGTAGCAGGGTATCTCGCGGCCGAGAGCCTACCGGTAGCGATGGTGCAACATTGCCGCATCGAGCCGCTACTCGACCCGCCTATTGTCGCACGCGTCAACCGGGGCGTGCGCTGCGTCATTGCAGTCTCCGACGGCGTGCGGCAAACCCTGGTCCAGGGCGGCGTCCGTCCGGCGTTGTGCCAAACGGTGTTCAACGGCATCGATATTCACCAGCCGCTGCCGGATGGCGCGAGACTACGCGAGTCCCTTGGCGCCGACGCGCGCACTTTTCTGTTCGGCAGTATCGGTTCGCTCATCGCGCGCAAGGCGCATGACCATACGCTGCAGGTGCTGGGGGCGTTCCAACAGGCCCACCCCGACGCACGCTGGAAAATGGTACTGGTGGGGTGGGGTAGCGAGCAGACCAATCTGGCCCGCCAAGCGGCGCAATTGGGTCTCGGCGATCGCGTGATCTTCACCGGCTTTCAGCGCAATGCCATGGAATACCTGGCCGCCTTCGACACGCTGATACTTGCCTCGCGCAGCGAGGGGCTGCCGCGGGTGGTGTTGGAAGCCATGCTGCTCGGGACGCCGGTCATCGGCTCAGCGGTCACCGGCACCGCCGAATTGGTGCGCCATCAGGACACCGGCCTGCTCTTCCCCTATGGCGACGTGGCGCAGTTGGCGCACCATCTGGCCACCCTTTACAGCGACGCCGACCAGCGTCGTTTGCTGGCCCGGCGCGCCAATGAGCGCCTTCGCCGGCAGCTTACCATTGAAAACTATGTCGCCGGCGTCGAGGCCATACTCGTAGGCGGATATTCATCCTGA